Proteins from one Ipomoea triloba cultivar NCNSP0323 chromosome 1, ASM357664v1 genomic window:
- the LOC116008956 gene encoding uncharacterized protein LOC116008956, with protein MAVSAASPSSHASKTHPYGRVGIILAVLFVGFLAWAYQEIKPPPPKICGSPGGPPVTAPRIKLRDGRHLAYKEHGIPRDRAKYKIVFVHGFDCCRHDVAIAATLSPDVIESLGIYIVSIDRPGYGESDPNPNQTQKSLPYDIMELADQLGLGSKFYVVGFSMGGQLVWTCLKYIPHRLAGAALIAPVSNPWWPGFPANLSNEVFYNGPPRDQWTLLVSHYTPWLTYWWNTQNLFPASSAVAYEPSLFNSQDTQLMASYLAKRKEYQGQVRQQGGFESIHRDMIVGFGKWEFDPMDLENPFPGNEGWVDLWQGDEDGLIPLPMQRYIAQKLPWVRYHELPGAGHMFPYVGDMGNKIVKALLLKD; from the exons ATGGCAGTTTCAGCAGCTTCACCAAGTTCTCACGCCAGCAAGACCCATCCTTATG GCAGGGTAGGGATAATATTGGCAGTCTTGTTTGTGGGGTTCTTGGCATGGgcttatcaagaaattaagcctcCTCCTCCCAAGATCTGTGGCTCACCCGGTGGTCCTCCAGTCACAGCGCCTAGAATTAAACTCAGAGATGGAAGACACTTGGCATATAAAGAACATGGGATTCCCAGGGATAGAGCCAAGTATAAGATAGTGTTTGTCCATGGGTTTGATTGTTGCAGGCATGATGTTGCCATTGCTGCCACCCTCTCACCT GATGTTATTGAAAGTTTGGGCATCTACATTGTTTCCATTGACAGACCTGGGTATGGAGAAAGTGATcccaacccaaaccaaacacagAAGAGCTTACCTTATGATATCATGGAGCTTGCTGATCAGTTAGGACTAGGTTCTAAATTCTATGTTGTCGGATTTTCCATGGGTGGGCAGCTTGTCTGGACCTGTTTGAAGTACATACCTCATAG ATTGGCTGGAGCTGCTCTAATAGCACCAGTTTCAAATCCATGGTGGCCTGGTTTTCCTGCAAACTTGTCAAACGAGGTATTCTACAATGGACCTCCTCGGGATCAATGGACCCTCCTGGTTTCTCACTACACTCCATGGCTCACCTACTGGTGGAACACTCAAAACCTCTTTCCTGCTTCAAGTGCAGTGGCTTATGAGCCCAGCCTTTTCAACTCACAAGATACACAACTCATGGCTTCATATCTCGCCAAGAGAAAGGAGTATCAA GGCCAAGTGAGGCAACAAGGAGGGTTTGAGTCCATACACCGGGACATGATTGTTGGGTTTGGGAAATGGGAATTTGATCCAATGGATCTGGAGAACCCATTCCCAGGCAATGAAGGTTGGGTTGACCTGTGGCAAGGCGATGAGGATGGGCTTATACCTCTTCCTATGCAGCGTTACATTGCTCAAAAACTGCCATGGGTTCGATATCATGAACTTCCAGGTGCAGGTCACATGTTCCCTTATGTTGGTGATATGGGCAATAAAATTGTGAAGGCACTCCTACTCAAAGACTAA